In Halobaculum rubrum, the following are encoded in one genomic region:
- a CDS encoding MBL fold metallo-hydrolase, giving the protein MEIQFLGGAREVGRSAILVDDALLLDYGMLTGEPPQYPVGRPEPDAVVVSHGHLDHVGQVPALLRGDRRPSIHWTPPTAELARVLARDTLKLRGYECTFTESHVQRLGEVEQRHGYGEPFTVAAGGTEYEITFHNAGHIPGSAHVFVTDGDTRLLYTGDFHTDDTRLLSGSTARPDADAVICESTYSDVTHEDRARVEERFVETVRTTRYEGGTALIPAFAIGRTQEVLTVLEDTEIRPYLDGMGQRVTDIVRRYPEYVRDPEALRRAKSGARYVTGHDGQRERIAADNEAIVTTSGMLSGGPVMRYLPMLRSDPTNRVCLTGYQVEGTNGRQLLEHGRCELDGGVVPVAARVELFDFSAHADRDGLRSFLDDYRGATVLVNHGDRCPTFAEELRADGYDAAAPSVGERVTV; this is encoded by the coding sequence ATGGAGATTCAGTTCCTCGGCGGCGCCCGCGAGGTGGGCCGCTCGGCGATCCTCGTCGACGACGCGCTCCTCCTCGACTACGGGATGCTGACCGGGGAGCCGCCGCAGTACCCGGTCGGTCGGCCGGAGCCGGACGCGGTCGTCGTCAGCCACGGCCACCTCGACCACGTCGGGCAGGTCCCCGCGCTGCTGCGCGGCGATCGGCGGCCCTCGATCCACTGGACGCCGCCGACGGCCGAGTTGGCCCGGGTGCTCGCGCGCGACACGCTGAAGCTGCGCGGCTACGAGTGCACCTTCACCGAGAGCCACGTCCAGCGCCTCGGCGAGGTGGAGCAGCGACACGGCTACGGCGAGCCGTTCACCGTCGCCGCCGGCGGCACCGAGTACGAGATCACGTTCCACAACGCCGGCCACATCCCCGGCAGCGCGCACGTCTTCGTTACCGACGGCGACACCCGGCTGCTGTACACCGGCGACTTCCACACCGACGATACCCGCCTGCTGTCGGGGTCGACGGCCCGCCCCGATGCGGACGCCGTGATCTGCGAGAGCACCTACTCGGACGTGACCCACGAGGACCGCGCCCGCGTCGAGGAGCGGTTCGTCGAGACGGTCCGAACCACTCGCTACGAGGGTGGGACCGCGCTGATCCCCGCGTTCGCGATCGGCCGGACGCAGGAGGTACTGACGGTGTTGGAGGACACCGAGATCCGGCCGTACCTCGACGGGATGGGCCAGCGCGTCACCGACATCGTCCGGCGATACCCCGAGTACGTCCGCGATCCGGAGGCGCTCCGGCGGGCGAAGTCCGGTGCGCGGTACGTGACTGGACACGACGGGCAACGAGAACGCATCGCCGCCGACAACGAGGCCATCGTCACCACCTCCGGGATGCTCTCGGGCGGGCCGGTGATGCGCTACCTCCCGATGCTCCGTTCGGACCCGACGAACCGGGTGTGTCTCACCGGCTACCAGGTCGAGGGAACGAACGGGCGACAGCTGCTCGAACACGGCCGCTGCGAACTCGACGGCGGCGTCGTTCCCGTCGCCGCCCGCGTCGAACTGTTCGACTTCTCCGCCCACGCCGACCGCGACGGCCTCCGGTCGTTCCTCGACGACTACCGCGGCGCGACGGTCCTCGTCAACCACGGCGACCGCTGTCCGACGTTCGCCGAGGAGTTGCGGGCGGACGGCTACGACGCCGCGGCCCCGTCGGTTGGCGAGCGCGTGACGGTGTGA
- a CDS encoding bifunctional N(6)-L-threonylcarbamoyladenine synthase/serine/threonine protein kinase, producing the protein MRVLGVEGTAWCASAAVFDAETDSVFIESDPYEPDSGGIHPREAAEHMGDAIPRVIETALDHAREEYDDRTGDEPSVDAVAFSRGPGLGPCLRIVATAARALARTLDVPLVGVNHMVAHLEIGRHRAGFDSPVCLNASGANAHLLGFHDGRYRVLGETMDTGVGNALDKFTRHVGWSHPGGPKIEEHANEGEFVELPYVVKGMDFSFSGIMSAAKAAHDDGVPVEDVCFSLQEHVFAMLTEVAERALSLTGTDELVLGGGVGQNARFREMLASMCAERGADFHAPDPRFLRDNAGMIAVLGAKMAAVGDTVAVAESAIDPDFRPDQVPVTWRDDAESVARVPSAGGDGEDDRDAADMRGAEATVEVRGDEVVKRRLPKGYRHPELDATLRRDRTVAEARLLAAARGTGVPTPLVHDVDVAEATLVMQFVGERDLAAALTADRARTVGEHLARLHDAGIVHGDPTTRNVRVGRTGGPEDGRLFCIDFGLGFSSDHVEDYAMDLHVFEQSIEGTATEPGRLVAAVEDGYRAVGDPAVLERLRGVEGRGRYQ; encoded by the coding sequence ATGCGCGTCCTCGGCGTCGAGGGCACGGCCTGGTGCGCCAGCGCCGCGGTGTTCGACGCCGAGACCGACTCCGTGTTCATCGAGTCCGATCCCTACGAACCCGACAGCGGCGGCATCCACCCGCGCGAGGCCGCCGAGCACATGGGCGACGCGATCCCGCGAGTGATCGAAACCGCCCTCGACCACGCCCGCGAGGAGTACGACGACCGCACTGGCGACGAGCCGTCCGTCGACGCCGTCGCGTTCTCCCGTGGCCCGGGACTCGGTCCGTGCCTGCGAATCGTCGCCACCGCGGCCCGAGCGCTGGCGCGGACACTCGACGTGCCGCTGGTGGGCGTCAACCACATGGTCGCACACTTGGAGATCGGCCGCCACCGCGCCGGCTTCGACTCGCCCGTCTGTCTGAACGCCTCGGGCGCGAACGCCCACCTGCTGGGCTTTCACGACGGTCGCTACCGCGTGCTCGGCGAGACGATGGACACCGGCGTCGGCAACGCCCTCGACAAGTTCACGCGCCACGTCGGCTGGAGCCACCCTGGCGGCCCGAAGATCGAGGAACACGCCAACGAGGGCGAGTTCGTCGAGCTCCCCTACGTCGTGAAGGGGATGGACTTCTCCTTTTCGGGGATCATGTCGGCGGCGAAGGCCGCCCACGACGACGGCGTCCCCGTCGAGGACGTCTGCTTCTCGCTGCAGGAGCACGTCTTCGCCATGCTGACCGAGGTGGCCGAGCGGGCGCTGTCGCTGACGGGCACCGACGAACTGGTGCTCGGCGGCGGCGTCGGGCAGAACGCGCGCTTTCGGGAGATGCTCGCGTCGATGTGCGCCGAGCGCGGCGCCGACTTCCACGCGCCCGATCCGCGCTTCCTTCGGGACAACGCCGGGATGATCGCGGTGCTGGGCGCGAAGATGGCCGCCGTCGGCGACACCGTCGCGGTGGCCGAGTCCGCCATCGACCCCGACTTCCGCCCGGATCAGGTGCCGGTGACGTGGCGCGACGACGCAGAGTCGGTCGCGCGCGTGCCGAGCGCGGGGGGCGACGGGGAGGACGACCGCGACGCCGCCGACATGCGCGGCGCGGAGGCGACCGTCGAAGTCCGCGGCGACGAGGTCGTGAAGCGGCGGCTCCCGAAGGGGTACCGCCATCCCGAGCTGGACGCGACGCTGCGACGCGACCGGACCGTCGCGGAGGCACGCCTGCTCGCGGCCGCACGCGGGACGGGCGTGCCGACGCCCCTCGTGCACGACGTGGACGTCGCCGAGGCGACGCTCGTGATGCAGTTCGTCGGCGAGCGCGACCTGGCGGCGGCACTCACCGCCGACCGCGCCCGGACGGTCGGCGAGCACCTCGCGCGGCTCCACGACGCCGGGATCGTCCACGGCGACCCGACGACGCGCAACGTCAGGGTCGGGCGGACGGGCGGACCTGAGGACGGACGGCTCTTCTGCATCGACTTCGGCCTCGGCTTCAGCTCCGATCACGTGGAAGACTACGCGATGGACCTGCACGTGTTCGAGCAGTCGATCGAGGGGACCGCGACCGAGCCCGGCCGGCTCGTCGCGGCGGTCGAGGACGGCTATCGGGCGGTCGGCGACCCGGCCGTGCTGGAACGACTCCGCGGCGTCGAGGGACGCGGTCGCTACCAGTAG
- a CDS encoding DUF5808 domain-containing protein: MADKPQTGELFGIPYNFERPSVGRLLSSYWKPGKGMLVEKPFGIGYTLNLANWRSWLVLLVAGALLYQERASGDDEDDADEEAEPVEVVVDDD, encoded by the coding sequence ATGGCAGACAAACCCCAGACCGGGGAGCTCTTCGGGATCCCGTACAACTTCGAGCGTCCGAGCGTCGGTCGCCTGCTCTCGTCGTACTGGAAGCCCGGCAAGGGCATGCTGGTGGAGAAACCGTTCGGAATCGGCTACACGCTCAACCTCGCGAACTGGCGCTCGTGGCTCGTCCTCCTCGTCGCGGGCGCGCTGCTGTACCAGGAGCGCGCGAGCGGCGACGACGAGGACGACGCCGACGAGGAAGCTGAGCCGGTCGAGGTCGTCGTCGACGACGACTGA
- a CDS encoding NOG1 family protein, translated as MTFEDLPTTPRAEELLDKAFSRASRTGRAKDGWDAQESMLITAANILSDNLANVSTSWPDFEFEVGPFYYELADAVVNVDELRQALSEVNWASRRIDELRSEYQAKMRKSGVETARKHRKQAFARMADIVEEIEDDLLTVGEARDALKTLPDIRPDEPAIVVAGYPNVGKSSFVNHVTRASNEIASYPFTTKAVQIGHFERDRIRYQIIDTPGLLDRPEEDRNGIERQAVSALTHLADAVLFVVDASGDCGYPLESQLELLAEVEERFDAPVLVVCNKSDRSRDVEADAYMSVTEGENVDAVLDMAVEAVGFEPDLPSRGEN; from the coding sequence ATGACATTCGAAGACCTCCCCACCACCCCCCGCGCGGAGGAACTCCTCGACAAGGCGTTCTCCCGCGCGTCCCGGACCGGCCGCGCCAAGGACGGCTGGGACGCCCAGGAGTCGATGCTGATCACCGCCGCGAACATCCTCTCGGACAACCTCGCCAACGTCTCCACCTCCTGGCCCGACTTCGAGTTCGAGGTCGGGCCGTTCTACTACGAACTCGCCGACGCCGTCGTGAACGTCGACGAACTCCGGCAGGCGCTCTCGGAGGTCAACTGGGCCTCCCGCCGGATCGACGAGCTCCGCTCGGAGTATCAGGCGAAGATGCGCAAGTCGGGCGTCGAGACCGCCCGCAAGCACCGCAAGCAGGCGTTCGCCCGGATGGCCGACATCGTCGAGGAGATCGAGGACGACCTCCTCACCGTCGGGGAGGCCCGCGACGCGCTCAAGACGCTGCCGGACATCCGCCCCGACGAGCCCGCGATCGTCGTCGCCGGCTACCCCAACGTCGGCAAGTCCTCGTTCGTCAACCACGTCACCCGCGCCTCCAACGAGATCGCCTCCTACCCGTTCACGACGAAGGCGGTCCAGATCGGCCACTTCGAGCGCGACCGCATCCGCTATCAGATCATCGACACGCCCGGCCTGCTCGACCGGCCCGAGGAGGACCGCAACGGGATCGAGCGACAGGCCGTCTCCGCGCTCACCCACCTCGCGGACGCGGTCCTCTTCGTCGTCGACGCCTCCGGCGACTGCGGCTACCCCCTGGAGTCGCAGCTGGAACTGCTCGCGGAGGTCGAAGAGCGGTTCGACGCGCCGGTGCTCGTCGTCTGCAACAAGAGCGACCGGTCGAGGGACGTGGAGGCGGACGCGTACATGAGCGTCACGGAAGGCGAGAACGTCGACGCCGTCCTCGACATGGCCGTCGAGGCGGTC
- a CDS encoding translation initiation factor IF-2 subunit gamma, giving the protein MVTEQTQPEVNIGLVGHVDHGKTTLVQALSGDWTDQHSEEMKRGISIRLGYADATLRRCPDCAEPECYTVEETCPEHDVDTEILRTVSFVDAPGHETLMATMLSGASIMDGAVLVVSATEDVPQAQTEEHLMALDIIGIENIVIAQNKIDLVDDERARENYEQIREFVEGTVAEDAPIVPVSAQQEVNVDLVISALEERIPTPERDETLPARMYTARSFDINRPGTTAEDLLGGVIGGSLAQGTLSEGDEIELRPGREIEEGGSSEYHSIETSVRSLQAGGRSQEEVGPGGLLGVGTGLDPSLTKGDALAGQVAGEPGTLPPTREGFEMEVELLDRVVGEGDVEEISTGEPLMLTVGTATTVGAVTSARTGECEVNLKRPVCAEEGAKIAINRRMGARWRLIGVGTLTE; this is encoded by the coding sequence ATGGTGACGGAGCAAACACAACCGGAGGTGAACATCGGACTCGTCGGTCACGTCGACCACGGAAAGACGACGCTAGTGCAAGCGTTGTCGGGCGACTGGACCGACCAGCACAGCGAGGAGATGAAGCGCGGGATCTCCATCCGTCTGGGGTACGCCGACGCGACGCTGCGTCGGTGCCCCGACTGTGCCGAGCCCGAGTGTTACACCGTCGAGGAGACGTGCCCGGAGCACGACGTCGACACCGAGATCCTGCGGACGGTCTCGTTCGTCGACGCCCCGGGCCACGAGACGCTGATGGCGACGATGCTCTCCGGAGCCTCGATCATGGACGGCGCGGTGCTCGTCGTGAGCGCCACCGAGGACGTCCCGCAGGCGCAGACTGAGGAGCACCTGATGGCGCTGGACATCATCGGCATCGAGAACATCGTCATCGCCCAGAACAAGATCGACCTCGTCGACGACGAGCGCGCCCGCGAGAACTACGAGCAGATCCGGGAGTTCGTCGAGGGCACCGTCGCCGAGGACGCGCCGATCGTGCCCGTCAGCGCCCAACAGGAGGTCAACGTCGACCTCGTCATCTCGGCGCTGGAGGAGCGGATTCCGACGCCCGAGCGCGACGAGACGCTCCCGGCGAGGATGTACACCGCCCGCTCGTTCGACATCAACCGCCCCGGAACGACGGCGGAGGACCTGCTGGGCGGCGTCATCGGCGGGTCGCTCGCACAGGGCACGCTCTCGGAGGGCGACGAGATCGAGCTCCGCCCGGGCCGCGAGATCGAGGAGGGCGGCTCCTCGGAGTACCACTCGATCGAGACCTCCGTGCGCTCGCTGCAGGCGGGCGGCCGGTCCCAAGAGGAAGTCGGACCGGGCGGCCTGCTCGGCGTCGGCACGGGGCTGGATCCCAGCCTGACGAAGGGCGACGCGCTCGCGGGTCAGGTCGCCGGCGAGCCCGGGACGCTCCCGCCGACGCGCGAGGGCTTCGAGATGGAGGTCGAACTGCTCGACCGCGTCGTCGGCGAGGGCGATGTCGAGGAGATCTCCACCGGTGAGCCGCTGATGCTCACCGTCGGCACCGCGACCACGGTCGGCGCGGTGACGAGCGCCCGGACGGGCGAGTGCGAGGTCAACCTCAAGCGTCCCGTCTGCGCCGAGGAGGGCGCGAAGATCGCGATCAACCGCCGGATGGGCGCCCGCTGGCGCCTCATCGGGGTCGGAACCCTCACGGAGTAA
- a CDS encoding 30S ribosomal protein S24e: protein MDIDIISETENPMLHRTDVRFEVQHDEATPARLQVRDSLAAKLDKGSDEVVIQDLDTKFGMRKTVGYAKVYETAEHATDVEQDYVLERNAIAGDEDAEAEEA, encoded by the coding sequence ATGGACATCGACATCATCTCCGAGACGGAGAACCCCATGCTCCACCGGACGGACGTCCGGTTCGAGGTGCAGCACGACGAAGCAACCCCCGCGCGGCTGCAGGTCCGGGACTCGCTGGCCGCCAAGCTCGACAAGGGCTCCGACGAGGTCGTCATCCAGGACTTGGACACGAAGTTCGGCATGCGCAAGACCGTCGGCTACGCGAAGGTGTACGAGACGGCCGAGCACGCTACCGACGTGGAGCAGGACTACGTTCTCGAGCGGAACGCCATCGCCGGCGACGAGGACGCCGAGGCAGAGGAAGCCTAA
- a CDS encoding PQQ-dependent sugar dehydrogenase, whose product MDRSDRDASTDRRTLLRRLGASGALATTAVAGCTSETSGSAGRQETTGAGTTGTRTTGADTTAPDSLATEPVASGFAAPLGLAAPAGLDGRLYVVDQGGTVTVVASEGDDGSDGDRAAFLDVADRLARAGGEMGLLGVAFHPEFPDEDRVYVRYSAPLRDDMPGDYSHTFVLSEVRATPDAADPDSERVLLEIAEPQANHNAGSVAFGQDGLLYVGVGDGGGGGDRGTGHVEDWYDGVPGGNGQDVTENLLGSVLRIDPLGGDDVAVGGDGDPYGVPQDNPLVGREGLPEQYAWGFRNPWRFSFDRETGDFLVADVGQNEWEEVNRVAAGGNYGWNVREGFHPFDAAEAPTETPDGDPLIDPVLEYPHGDAALSGISVIGGYVYRGDAVADLAGTYVFGDYRPGGDLFLAEPRESGRWPTRAVPTDGLDSGLLSFGEGPDGELYVCTVGDAGGSVRRIVDG is encoded by the coding sequence ATGGACCGTTCCGATCGGGACGCTTCGACCGACCGCCGGACGCTCCTCCGCCGTCTCGGGGCCTCGGGCGCGCTCGCGACGACTGCCGTCGCGGGCTGTACGTCCGAAACCTCCGGGTCGGCGGGTCGACAGGAGACGACCGGGGCCGGCACGACCGGAACCCGGACGACAGGAGCGGACACGACCGCGCCGGATTCGCTCGCGACCGAGCCGGTCGCCTCGGGCTTCGCCGCGCCCCTGGGGCTGGCGGCGCCGGCCGGCCTCGACGGCCGCCTGTACGTCGTCGATCAGGGCGGCACAGTAACCGTCGTCGCGAGCGAGGGCGACGACGGCTCCGACGGCGACCGGGCGGCGTTCCTCGACGTGGCCGACCGACTGGCCCGGGCGGGCGGCGAGATGGGACTGCTCGGGGTCGCGTTTCATCCCGAGTTCCCCGACGAGGATCGAGTGTACGTCCGCTACAGCGCCCCCCTGCGCGACGACATGCCGGGCGACTACAGCCACACGTTCGTTCTCTCGGAGGTCCGGGCGACGCCCGACGCCGCCGACCCCGACAGCGAGCGCGTCCTCCTCGAGATCGCGGAGCCGCAGGCCAACCACAACGCCGGGTCGGTCGCGTTCGGCCAGGACGGACTGCTGTACGTCGGCGTCGGCGACGGGGGCGGCGGCGGCGACCGGGGGACCGGCCACGTCGAGGACTGGTACGACGGCGTCCCGGGCGGCAACGGGCAGGACGTGACGGAGAACCTCCTCGGCAGTGTCCTCCGCATCGACCCGCTCGGCGGCGACGACGTGGCCGTCGGCGGCGACGGCGATCCCTACGGCGTCCCCCAGGACAACCCGCTCGTCGGCAGGGAGGGGCTCCCGGAGCAGTACGCGTGGGGATTCCGCAATCCGTGGCGCTTCAGTTTCGATCGCGAGACGGGCGACTTCCTCGTCGCCGACGTGGGCCAAAACGAGTGGGAGGAGGTGAACCGCGTCGCGGCCGGCGGCAACTACGGCTGGAACGTCCGCGAGGGGTTCCACCCGTTCGACGCCGCGGAGGCGCCGACGGAGACGCCCGACGGCGACCCGCTGATCGACCCGGTGTTGGAGTACCCGCACGGGGACGCGGCGCTGTCGGGCATCTCGGTCATCGGCGGCTACGTCTACCGCGGCGACGCCGTCGCCGACCTCGCGGGGACGTACGTGTTCGGCGACTACCGCCCGGGCGGCGACCTGTTCCTGGCCGAGCCGCGCGAGTCGGGCCGCTGGCCCACCCGCGCGGTCCCCACCGACGGGCTCGACAGCGGGCTGCTCTCGTTCGGGGAGGGGCCAGATGGAGAGTTGTACGTCTGTACCGTCGGCGACGCCGGGGGATCGGTGCGACGGATCGTCGACGGGTGA
- the corA gene encoding magnesium/cobalt transporter CorA, translating into MIRAMSYTDGEAATFEEVTAAAEAPGTTWVWVNAADGDEAPDGDGAAPRERNADVGRVPQPTGDLAAVTERFDIHPLHVEDVLGDARPKSELLDEYAFLLVKSARFRVGETTFLEELRTRPVGVFVGDDWLVTVTTAGDDAVEAVWNRLAGADRRALARGADFAGYLVVDRIVDGYFRLLDELEDDIETVEERVVEAPDPNTLAAINELRRELLSVRRVVWPTRDAVNALSRGDADQIAEGTEKYYRDVYDHLVQVVELTETYRDLTAGARDIYLNTLSQSTNEVMRRLTVVATIVLPLTFVAGVFGMNFESMPELGWPYAYHATMLGMAGIALVLVAYFRREGWL; encoded by the coding sequence GTGATCCGCGCGATGTCGTACACGGACGGGGAAGCCGCGACGTTCGAGGAGGTGACGGCGGCCGCGGAGGCGCCGGGGACGACCTGGGTGTGGGTGAACGCGGCGGACGGGGACGAGGCCCCGGACGGGGACGGGGCCGCACCCCGGGAGAGAAACGCAGACGTGGGGCGCGTCCCGCAGCCGACGGGCGACCTCGCGGCGGTGACAGAGCGGTTCGACATCCATCCGCTGCACGTCGAGGACGTGCTCGGCGACGCCCGCCCGAAGTCGGAGCTGCTGGACGAGTACGCGTTCCTGCTCGTGAAGAGCGCGCGGTTTCGCGTCGGCGAGACGACGTTTCTCGAGGAGCTCCGGACGCGTCCGGTGGGCGTGTTCGTCGGCGACGACTGGCTGGTGACGGTGACGACCGCCGGCGACGACGCCGTCGAGGCGGTGTGGAACCGTCTCGCCGGGGCGGACAGACGAGCACTCGCGCGCGGGGCGGACTTCGCGGGCTACCTCGTCGTCGACCGGATCGTGGACGGCTACTTCCGCCTGCTGGACGAACTGGAGGACGACATCGAGACCGTCGAGGAGCGCGTCGTCGAGGCGCCCGACCCGAACACCCTCGCGGCGATCAACGAACTCCGGCGGGAGCTGCTGTCGGTTCGGCGGGTCGTGTGGCCGACACGCGACGCGGTGAACGCGCTCTCGCGCGGCGACGCCGACCAGATCGCCGAGGGGACCGAGAAGTACTACCGGGACGTGTACGACCACCTTGTGCAGGTGGTGGAGCTGACCGAGACGTATCGCGATCTCACCGCCGGCGCGCGCGACATCTATCTCAACACGCTGTCGCAGTCGACGAACGAGGTGATGCGCCGGCTCACTGTCGTCGCGACGATCGTTCTCCCCTTGACCTTCGTCGCCGGCGTGTTCGGAATGAACTTCGAGTCGATGCCGGAGCTCGGCTGGCCGTACGCGTACCACGCGACGATGCTCGGAATGGCCGGCATCGCCCTGGTACTCGTCGCGTACTTCCGGCGCGAGGGGTGGCTGTAA
- a CDS encoding PIN domain-containing protein — translation MVVLDTNALMMPVECDVRVFEDLDRLVDDPDLVTPEAVVAELEKLATGAGEEAAAASVGRDLAERCRVAETTEQYADDAVVELAAGGAGSGADADTGFDGYVVTNDRPLRERLLARGVRVIGLRGANTLAITEP, via the coding sequence ATGGTCGTCCTCGACACGAACGCGCTCATGATGCCGGTCGAGTGCGACGTTCGCGTGTTCGAGGACCTCGACCGACTGGTCGACGACCCCGACCTCGTCACCCCGGAGGCGGTCGTCGCCGAGCTGGAGAAGCTCGCGACGGGCGCCGGCGAGGAGGCCGCCGCCGCGTCGGTCGGCCGCGACCTCGCCGAGCGGTGTCGAGTCGCCGAAACGACGGAGCAGTACGCCGACGACGCGGTCGTCGAACTCGCGGCGGGCGGCGCCGGTTCCGGCGCCGACGCCGACACGGGCTTCGACGGCTACGTCGTCACGAACGACCGCCCCCTGCGCGAGCGCCTCCTCGCTCGGGGCGTACGCGTAATCGGTTTAAGGGGCGCGAACACACTCGCGATAACAGAACCATAG
- a CDS encoding DNA-directed RNA polymerase has translation MYKRVRLKDTVEVPPEHLADVSRGRVRKLLQDKLEGRMDEDVGSVVSVIEVQDIGDGAVLPNRPGVYYQAEFDAVTFDPDMQEVVDGNVVEVVEFGAFVGIGPVDGLLHVSQISDEYLAYDGENQQLASTESDRTLGVDDPVRVRVVTKSIDERNPRDSKIGLTAKQPGLGKHEWLEADVRRRAEGAPAEGN, from the coding sequence ATGTACAAACGGGTACGACTCAAGGACACGGTCGAGGTCCCGCCGGAGCATCTGGCGGACGTGAGCCGCGGCCGCGTCCGCAAGCTCTTGCAGGACAAGTTGGAGGGACGCATGGACGAGGACGTGGGCAGCGTTGTCAGCGTCATCGAGGTCCAGGACATCGGCGACGGCGCCGTCCTCCCGAACAGACCGGGCGTCTACTATCAGGCGGAGTTCGACGCCGTGACCTTCGATCCGGACATGCAGGAGGTCGTCGACGGGAACGTCGTGGAGGTCGTCGAGTTCGGCGCCTTCGTCGGCATCGGCCCCGTCGACGGCCTGCTGCACGTCTCGCAGATCTCCGACGAGTACCTCGCGTACGACGGCGAGAACCAGCAGCTCGCCTCGACGGAGTCCGACCGGACGCTCGGCGTCGACGACCCAGTCAGGGTGCGCGTCGTGACGAAGTCGATCGACGAGCGCAACCCGCGCGACTCGAAGATCGGCCTCACCGCCAAACAGCCCGGGCTCGGCAAACACGAGTGGCTGGAGGCGGACGTTCGACGCCGCGCCGAGGGGGCGCCCGCGGAGGGTAACTGA
- the spt4 gene encoding transcription elongation factor subunit Spt4 has protein sequence MAEDRLACRECHYVNGPDAQTCENCGSSSLTEDWAGYVIIPHPEESEIAPEMNVSEPGSYALKVR, from the coding sequence ATGGCGGAGGACCGACTCGCCTGCCGCGAGTGCCACTACGTCAACGGGCCGGACGCCCAGACGTGCGAGAACTGCGGCTCCTCCTCGTTGACGGAGGACTGGGCGGGCTACGTGATCATCCCCCATCCCGAGGAGTCGGAGATCGCTCCCGAGATGAACGTGAGCGAGCCGGGCAGCTACGCGCTGAAGGTCCGGTAA
- a CDS encoding GTP-dependent dephospho-CoA kinase family protein, which produces MLTLPDDLRGAFKDPMGPVYTDAEQLLADAGDPIVAVGDVVTYHLRVAGRDPDVAVIDGKTKREAVGEEIATVLDGENRRIEVDNEPATLSTAMLDALVEALAGDDPVVIHVTGEEDLATVPAIVAAPEGASVVYGQPDEGMVLVDVTPESKREARDLLGKLDGDTAAARSALGVDG; this is translated from the coding sequence ATGCTCACGCTCCCCGACGACCTCCGCGGCGCGTTCAAAGACCCCATGGGCCCCGTCTACACCGACGCCGAGCAGCTGCTGGCGGACGCCGGCGACCCGATCGTCGCCGTCGGCGACGTCGTCACCTACCACCTCCGCGTCGCCGGCCGCGACCCGGACGTCGCCGTGATCGACGGGAAGACGAAGCGCGAGGCCGTCGGCGAGGAGATCGCTACGGTCCTCGACGGGGAGAACCGCCGGATCGAAGTCGACAACGAGCCGGCAACGCTCTCGACGGCGATGCTCGACGCGCTGGTCGAGGCGCTCGCGGGCGACGACCCGGTCGTGATCCACGTGACCGGCGAGGAGGACCTCGCGACCGTCCCCGCGATCGTCGCGGCCCCCGAGGGCGCGAGCGTCGTCTACGGTCAGCCCGACGAGGGGATGGTGCTCGTGGACGTGACTCCGGAGTCGAAGCGGGAGGCCCGAGATCTCCTCGGAAAGCTCGACGGCGACACCGCGGCGGCGCGTTCGGCGCTGGGCGTCGACGGGTAG